Proteins encoded by one window of Cloeon dipterum chromosome 2, ieCloDipt1.1, whole genome shotgun sequence:
- the LOC135936022 gene encoding uncharacterized protein LOC135936022: protein MRHYFKTHVFVYLEPHGNRVKQRNNSACLIKIFTIKVGHKMEFAALQKSTKMKDLAMETVITNLSRYIEVEGVNYIQSKLSPEMRDVVLQELLRKGHPGLIKKIEEFMSIKRSVLALMNTRTKKLDLDVLMSFYPRDQNSVYELNEVLMMVSIAAPNIRHLKMNFTEIKRCFANDAYKNAIMSHLKSLKELRIVEIEGHTYQEEALSLFCRDLYNLRALSAYYYADDDMTEDEIVQTFGHLRLLECSPSWNTKNQIWKVLPHLDIVDDVKTHGLTLEDFLEDDQAPRTRKFFSYVGNLDKSTNIDLSSIRHVEIISFSGSWIKDMETLNASTLEGLTLNLRSSEDSIDPFLLKYGSNLRKLFLIGSSNPSASVQLNRISELCPRLEALHLKCVQVDGKNCKQTIFSRLTELNLKCVSGLNDEAFLSTLLQSAQNLTKLYIFVQKFNLEDLREVKSLIMEKKILRSLKSLHWKLIFSCFPEGVCHEISDTLMKISTILPDLDLSVIFL, encoded by the exons ATGAggcattatttcaaaacacatGTGTTTGTCTACCTCGAACCGCATGGCAACCGAGTGAAGCAAAGAAATAACAGTGCTTGTCTCATCAAAATCTTCACAATCAAG GTTGGACACAAGATGGAGTTCGCTGCACTGCAAAAATCAACGAAAATGAAGGATTTGGCGATGGAGACTGTCATAACGAACTTGTCTCGATACATTGAAGTAGAGGGAGTTAACTACATCCAATCAAAATTGT CCCCAGAGATGAGGGACGTCGTGCTGCAGGAGCTGCTCAGGAAAGGGCATCCTGGACtaatcaaaaaaattgaagagttCATGAGCATCAAGCGGTCTGTGTTGGCTTTGATGAACACCAGGACAAAGAAACTTGATTTGGATGTCCTCATGTCTTTTTATCCTCGTGATCAAAATTCCGTGTACGAATTAAACGAG GTCCTGATGATGGTCTCTATTGCTGCTCCCAACATCAGGCATTTGAAAATGAACTTTACGGAGATCAAGCGATGTTTCGCCAATGATGCTTATAAAAACGCGATTATGAGTCATCTAAAATCTCTGAAGGAATTGAGAATCGTAGAGATAGAGGGGCACACTTATCAAGAGGAGGCATTGTCCCTGTTTTGCAGAGATCTGTACAATTTGCGGGCTCTTAGCGCGTACTATTATGCCGATGATGACATGACTGAGGATGAAATCGTACAAACTTTTGGACATCTTCGTCTTCTCGAATGCTCTCCATCGTGGAACACgaaaaaccaaatttggaAAGTTCTACCGCATCTGGACATCGTCGATGACGTCAAGACTCACGGTCTCACGTTGGAAGACTTTCTTGAGGACGACCAAGCTCCAAGAACGcgaaaatttttttcctatgtCGGGAACTTGGACAAATCTACAAATATTGATCTCTCCAGCATCCGGCATGTAGAG ATAATCAGTTTCTCCGGTTCGTGGATCAAAGATATGGAAACACTGAATGCTAGCACACTCGAGGGTCTGACCCTCAACTTGAGGTCGTCAGAAGATTCAATTGACCCTTTTTTGCTCAAGTATGGGTCAAACTTGCGAAAGCTCTTTTTGATTGGGAGTTCAAATCCATCTGCGAGTGTTCAACTGAACCGAATCTCAGAGCTGTGTCCCAGGTTGGAAGCACTGCATCTGAAGTGTGTTCAGGTCGATGGAAAGAACTGCAAACAAACCATCTTCAGCCGATTgacggaattaaatttgaaatgcgtTAGTGG CTTGAATGATGAAGCCTTTCTCTCTACCCTCCTTCAATCCGCACAAAATCTTACAAAGTTGTATATATTTGTCCAAAAATTCAACCTTGAAGATCTGCGGGAGGTGAAGAGTTTGATTatggaaaagaaaatcctGAGATCTTTGAAGTCTCTTCACTGGAAGTTGATATTTTCTTGCTTCCCAGAAGGCGTTTGTCATGAAATTTCAGATACTTTGATGAAAATATCCACAATTCTTCCCGATTTGGACCTTTCAGTTATTTTCCTGTAA